One Syntrophorhabdaceae bacterium DNA segment encodes these proteins:
- a CDS encoding LIC12162 family protein, whose product MYDKKIFLATTSIEEFWDTSAKLLFLGEWCRRYSRREYLKSLDTIALDPPYSDADVPGIFTYLDDVYERALPVLSGTLNSLHGVDYSERYWRILVGTWLLHFIHVAYDRYLHISKALASYPELATVCLDEVSFETPESTIDFMELLKGDTYNLQLFSRIMRKLNRSFPEMKMDREQYAQVSVQKVSPNGAVSLTKRVVAKFFSSLGDKETKVFYHNAYFSRNVEIRLLLRTRFTLSPFFCPDVDFGGGVQQKKSRKAIRAVSFGENEFERMLFDLISGELPVTFVEKYDEIRDSVNGLYRHKPVALMSATSWHYHDVFKIWAGSQAERGTLLIGLQHGGNYGIIRYFLQEQQELSSVDRFYSWGWTRSGTRAVVRPLSATKLIGRKKMRRERNSPDVLYDLAVWLRCLIQFPLTTEYWQRYFQDINVFAENLSDKVRSNMRLRPHREDMGWDVRERLGDAFPGNVRIETWDVPFTKSLNNCCLFLCGHPMYSTTFIEALHIDKPTILFCDPSFAANMLHPDAVEYYSDLRRAGILFDGPVDAAREVNRVYENVDEWWSEDGRQKAVRRFIGRFGRVSVNALDEWVTELRGIGNGREYQHGH is encoded by the coding sequence TTGTACGATAAGAAAATATTCCTCGCCACGACATCCATTGAAGAGTTCTGGGATACCTCCGCAAAACTGCTGTTCCTCGGCGAATGGTGCAGGCGCTACAGCAGGAGAGAATATCTGAAGTCTCTCGATACGATAGCGCTCGACCCCCCATATAGCGACGCCGACGTTCCTGGGATCTTCACCTATCTCGACGACGTCTATGAGAGGGCGCTCCCTGTTCTCTCTGGGACGCTCAACTCCCTTCACGGGGTCGATTACTCTGAAAGGTACTGGAGGATACTCGTCGGCACCTGGCTCCTACATTTCATTCATGTCGCCTATGACAGATACCTCCACATTTCAAAGGCCCTGGCGTCGTACCCCGAGCTGGCAACGGTCTGCCTGGACGAGGTCTCTTTCGAAACGCCTGAATCAACCATCGATTTCATGGAGCTTTTGAAGGGAGATACGTATAACCTTCAATTGTTCAGTAGAATTATGAGGAAATTGAACAGGTCTTTCCCCGAAATGAAGATGGATCGGGAACAGTACGCACAGGTGTCCGTACAGAAGGTATCCCCAAACGGCGCAGTCTCACTTACCAAAAGAGTTGTTGCAAAATTCTTTTCCTCACTGGGGGACAAGGAGACGAAGGTTTTTTACCATAATGCATACTTTTCAAGGAACGTAGAGATAAGACTTCTCCTAAGAACCCGGTTTACGCTGTCACCATTCTTTTGCCCGGATGTTGATTTCGGGGGAGGGGTGCAGCAAAAGAAGTCACGGAAGGCAATAAGGGCAGTATCTTTTGGTGAGAACGAATTTGAAAGGATGTTATTTGATCTTATCTCTGGAGAGCTGCCTGTCACCTTTGTCGAAAAGTACGATGAGATCAGGGATTCGGTAAACGGATTGTACCGTCACAAACCCGTCGCTCTGATGAGTGCGACGTCCTGGCATTATCACGATGTCTTCAAGATATGGGCGGGCTCCCAGGCAGAGAGGGGCACGCTGCTCATCGGCCTTCAGCATGGGGGCAACTACGGCATCATCCGGTATTTTCTACAAGAACAACAGGAACTTTCCTCTGTGGACAGGTTCTATTCGTGGGGTTGGACAAGAAGCGGTACCCGCGCTGTCGTGAGGCCTTTGTCGGCCACGAAGCTCATAGGGAGAAAGAAGATGCGCAGGGAGAGGAATAGCCCGGACGTATTGTATGATCTGGCGGTGTGGTTGAGATGCCTCATCCAGTTCCCTCTTACGACGGAGTACTGGCAACGTTACTTTCAAGACATAAACGTGTTCGCGGAAAATCTATCCGACAAGGTCAGATCCAACATGAGGCTCAGGCCGCACAGGGAGGACATGGGATGGGATGTACGGGAGAGGCTGGGGGACGCATTTCCCGGTAATGTTCGCATAGAGACTTGGGACGTGCCTTTTACTAAGAGTTTGAATAATTGCTGTCTTTTCCTCTGTGGTCATCCGATGTATTCGACGACGTTCATCGAAGCGCTGCATATCGATAAACCCACCATCCTCTTTTGCGACCCCTCGTTCGCGGCAAACATGCTTCATCCGGACGCGGTTGAATATTATAGTGATTTGCGCCGGGCCGGAATACTGTTCGACGGTCCGGTGGATGCAGCCAGAGAGGTCAACCGTGTTTACGAGAATGTTGATGAGTGGTGGAGTGAAGACGGGCGGCAGAAAGCCGTCAGAAGGTTTATCGGAAGGTTTGGCAGGGTGTCCGTCAACGCACTGGATGAATGGGTAACGGAGCTGAGGGGAATCGGCAATGGTCGGGAGTATCAACATGGGCACTAG
- a CDS encoding radical SAM protein yields MGTREQTDILLVVSPTNAREAYMPYYYLYLAGYLEKHGFTVEVSNPHEILFDDNVAHILKDVRRFQPRFVGLAAFVTDYNVVLDLAEEIRGEYSGTIVVGNAHASISPEDFLFEGSPFDLVVRGEGELTVRELLESYRPGNDNGQIRGIAYRHDGQVVQTRNRELMDLRECGMPAYHKIDMTWYTQPRKVIIRRLAAVSAVIYIGRGCPFRCTFCASNSVWQANDRVPGLPVVRKRPMEHVIQDLRVLQERYGFDFFYILDDTFGVIEKDIVEFCTAYRESGLKMLWAAETRVRCIQKEHVVKLLKESGCIQLDFGVESGSNRLLKEIKKLNTAEETLLAFDLCRKHGMRTFANILLNLPTETEDDLGATMRLLKMIRPTYVSVGVTQPYPGTEIFRNLAEPVAREDYHQMSRLIPSQRFRLSDHRLDLHKLLFSWQLRYGIVTPLEISFFRADRRYWLHLVNSPHRSGYLRYLLRDNIINPVRFLKSVWHFLWSRRGGRRPEM; encoded by the coding sequence ATGGGCACTAGAGAGCAAACGGATATCCTTCTGGTCGTGTCGCCCACAAACGCCAGAGAAGCTTACATGCCGTATTATTACCTTTATTTGGCGGGGTATCTCGAAAAGCATGGCTTTACCGTTGAAGTCTCCAATCCCCACGAGATTCTGTTCGATGATAACGTTGCTCACATCCTCAAGGATGTGCGTCGTTTTCAACCCAGATTTGTTGGTCTAGCCGCCTTTGTCACCGATTATAACGTTGTCCTCGATCTGGCCGAAGAGATACGCGGGGAATACAGCGGGACCATCGTAGTTGGCAATGCTCACGCGTCCATATCCCCCGAAGATTTTCTCTTCGAAGGGAGTCCTTTCGACCTGGTGGTCCGGGGAGAGGGTGAACTGACCGTGAGAGAACTCCTCGAGAGCTACAGGCCCGGGAATGACAACGGACAGATCAGGGGAATCGCTTACCGACATGATGGACAGGTGGTGCAGACCCGCAACAGGGAACTGATGGATCTTCGTGAGTGCGGGATGCCTGCCTACCACAAGATAGACATGACATGGTATACGCAGCCGAGGAAGGTCATCATACGCAGATTGGCTGCCGTCTCAGCAGTTATCTATATAGGCCGCGGCTGCCCCTTTCGTTGTACCTTCTGCGCGTCCAACAGTGTTTGGCAGGCAAACGACAGGGTGCCCGGACTGCCCGTGGTGCGCAAGCGTCCGATGGAGCACGTGATCCAGGACCTGCGTGTTCTTCAGGAGCGTTATGGCTTCGATTTCTTCTACATCCTCGACGATACCTTCGGAGTGATAGAAAAAGACATTGTGGAGTTTTGCACGGCATACCGGGAAAGCGGGTTGAAGATGCTCTGGGCTGCCGAGACCAGGGTGCGGTGCATTCAGAAAGAACATGTCGTAAAGCTCCTCAAAGAGTCCGGTTGCATTCAGCTCGACTTCGGTGTGGAAAGCGGATCGAACCGGCTCCTCAAGGAGATAAAGAAGCTCAATACCGCCGAAGAAACCCTTCTTGCCTTTGATCTGTGCCGCAAGCATGGTATGCGTACTTTTGCGAATATACTTCTGAACCTTCCCACTGAAACTGAAGATGACCTCGGAGCGACCATGCGCCTTCTTAAGATGATCCGGCCAACGTATGTTTCCGTTGGGGTAACGCAGCCTTATCCCGGGACAGAGATATTCCGCAACCTCGCTGAGCCCGTGGCGCGGGAAGATTATCATCAGATGAGCCGCCTGATTCCATCGCAGAGGTTCCGACTGAGCGATCATCGTCTGGATCTCCACAAACTGCTCTTTTCATGGCAGTTGCGGTACGGGATCGTAACCCCTCTCGAAATCAGTTTCTTTCGGGCTGATCGGAGATACTGGCTCCATCTTGTCAATTCA